Proteins encoded in a region of the Streptomyces sp. NBC_00258 genome:
- a CDS encoding magnesium and cobalt transport protein CorA gives MSDRRARRPVPPSGGGRKPVWRRAVPEATPPPADPPAPRPAPAEPAPAESGSVVQAALYRDGTRVANPATLADTFRELREQPDGMAWIGLARPTEEEILSLAAEFDLHPLAVEDAMEAHQRPKLERYGETLFVVLRAARYLDASEEVDFGELHVFIGPDFLITVRHGAAPDLSAVRRRMEETPELLKLGPEAVLYAILDAVVDGYAPVVSGVQNDIDEIETEVFGGDPWVSRRIYELSREMVEFQRATRPLVGMLHGLMAGFAKYGTDEELQRYLRDVADHVTHTSERVDGFRQALTDILTVNATLVTQQQNAEMRALAEAGFEQNEEIKKISSWAAILFAPTLVGTIYGMNFDDMPELGWTFGYPFAIGLMAVVCVSLYFIFKRRDWL, from the coding sequence ATGTCGGACCGCCGAGCCCGCCGCCCCGTGCCGCCTTCGGGGGGCGGCCGAAAGCCGGTGTGGCGGCGCGCCGTGCCCGAGGCGACGCCACCGCCGGCGGATCCGCCGGCGCCACGTCCGGCCCCCGCCGAGCCGGCTCCCGCGGAGTCCGGCAGCGTCGTACAGGCGGCGCTCTACCGCGACGGGACGCGGGTCGCGAACCCCGCCACCCTCGCGGACACGTTCCGTGAGCTGCGCGAGCAGCCGGACGGCATGGCGTGGATCGGCCTGGCCCGTCCGACGGAGGAGGAAATCCTTTCCCTGGCGGCCGAGTTCGACCTCCACCCGCTCGCGGTCGAGGACGCGATGGAGGCCCATCAGCGGCCGAAGCTGGAGCGCTACGGCGAGACGCTCTTCGTCGTGCTGCGCGCCGCCCGGTACCTCGACGCGTCGGAGGAGGTCGACTTCGGTGAGCTGCACGTCTTCATCGGCCCCGACTTCCTGATCACGGTCCGGCACGGCGCCGCCCCCGACCTCTCCGCCGTGCGCCGCCGCATGGAGGAGACACCGGAGCTGCTGAAACTCGGCCCGGAGGCGGTTCTGTACGCGATCCTCGACGCCGTCGTGGACGGTTACGCCCCGGTCGTCTCCGGTGTCCAGAACGACATCGACGAGATCGAGACCGAGGTCTTCGGCGGCGACCCCTGGGTGTCCCGGCGCATCTACGAACTCTCCCGCGAGATGGTGGAGTTCCAGCGCGCCACCCGCCCCCTGGTCGGCATGCTGCACGGCCTGATGGCCGGCTTCGCCAAGTACGGCACCGACGAGGAGCTCCAGCGCTACCTCCGCGACGTCGCCGACCACGTCACCCACACCAGCGAACGCGTGGACGGCTTCCGCCAGGCCCTCACGGACATCCTCACCGTGAACGCGACCCTGGTCACCCAGCAGCAGAACGCGGAGATGCGAGCCCTGGCCGAGGCGGGCTTCGAACAGAACGAGGAGATCAAGAAGATCTCGTCCTGGGCCGCCATCCTCTTCGCCCCCACGCTCGTCGGGACGATCTACGGCATGAACTTCGACGACATGCCGGAACTGGGCTGGACCTTCGGATACCCCTTCGCGATCGGCCTGATGGCCGTGGTGTGCGTGAGCCTGTACTTCATCTTCAAGCGCCGGGACTGGCTCTAG